In Gadus macrocephalus chromosome 4, ASM3116895v1, the following proteins share a genomic window:
- the LOC132456204 gene encoding uncharacterized protein LOC132456204, translated as MEEPLTSARHLLWLYRCHRRNPLSSTLSHLSLLLMSPPRHPSPLLMSPPRHPSPLLDFPPLHPSPLLITPPLHPSLLLLSPPLHPSPLLPSPPLHLSLLLLSPPLHLSLLLLSPPLHLSLLLLSPPLHLSPLLVSPPLHPSPLLISPPIHPSPLLESSPLILSLLLVSPPLHISPHLVAPPLHLSLLLLSPPLHLSLLLLSPPLHIFLLILSPPLHVSPLLVSPPLHLSLLLLSPPLHLSLLLLSPPLHPCPLLLSPPLHLSLLLLSPPLHPCPLLVSPPIHPSPFLFPPHTTSLPSSPVSPNTSLPSS; from the coding sequence ATGGAGGAGCCCCTGACCAGCGCCCGGCACCTCCTGTGGTTGTATCGCTGCCACAGAAGGAACCCTCTTTCTTCCACActttcccatctctctcttcttcttatGTCTCCCCCACGacatccctcccctcttctcatGTCTCCCCCAAGACATCCGTCCCCTCTTCTCGATTTTCCCCCACTtcatccctcccctcttcttatTACACCCCCACTacatccctctcttcttctcctgtctcccccactacatccctcccctcttctcccgtctcccccactacatctctcccttcttctcctgtctcccccactacatctctcccttcttctcctgtctcccccactacatctctcccttcttctcctgtctcccccactacatctctcccctcttctcgtCTCTCCCCCACtacatccctccccccttcttatTTCACCCCCAATacatccctcccctcttcttgaGTCTTCCCCACTGattctctcccttcttctcgTGTCTCCCCCACTACATATCTCCCCTCATCTTGTGGCTCCCCCACTAcatctctcccttcttctcctgtctcccccactacatctctcccttcttctcctgtctcccccACTACATATCTTCCTTCTTATTTTGTCTCCCCCACTACATGTCTCCCCCCTTCTCGTGTCTCCCCCACTGcatctctcccttcttctcctgtctcccccactgcatctctcccttcttctcctgtctcccccACTACATCCCTGCCCtcttctcctgtctcccccactacatctctcccttcttctcctgtctcccccACTACATCCCTGCCCTCTTCTCGTCTCTCCCCCAATACATCCCTCCCCCTTCTTATTTCCCCcacacactacatccctcccctcttctcctgtctcccccaatacatccctcccctcttcttga
- the prkaa1 gene encoding 5'-AMP-activated protein kinase catalytic subunit alpha-1 isoform X2, with product MATTDKIKHEGRVKIGHYILGDTLGVGTFGKVKVGQHELTKHQVAVKILNRQKIRSLDVVGKIRREIQNLKLFRHPHIIKLYQVISTPTDIFMVMEYVSGGELFDYICKNGKLEEKESRRLFQQIISAVDYCHRHMVVHRDLKPENVLLDAQMNAKIADFGLSNMMSDGEFLRTSCGSPNYAAPEVISGRRRIACLDTLLPYLNATGVLERPSLAC from the exons ATGGCCACGACggacaaaatcaaacatgaaGGAAGAGTTAAAATCGGTCATTATATCCTCGGAGACACCCTCGGAGTGGGCACATTCGGGAAGGTTAAAG TTGGCCAGCATGAGCTGACGAAGCATCAAGTTGCCGTAAAGATCTTGAACAGACAGAAGATCCGGAGTCTGGACGTTGTGGGCAAGATCCGCCGGGAGATCCAGAACCTCAAGCTCTTCAGGCACCCTCACATAATCAAACT gtATCAAGTTATCAGCACACCTACAGATATCTTCATGGTGATGGAGTATGTATCAGGAGGGGAGCTATTTGACTACATCTGCAAGAATGGAAAG ctggaggagaaggagagccgGCGGTTGTTTCAGCAGATCATCTCGGCGGTGGACTACTGCCACAGACACATGGTGGTGCACAGAGACCTCAAGCCGGAGAACGTCCTCCTGGACGCCCAGATGAACGCCAAGATCGCAGACTTCG GTTTGTCAAACATGATGTCAGACGGAGAGTTCCTGAGAACCAGCTGTGGTTCTCCAAACTATGCGGCCCCAGAGGTCATCTCAGGGAG ACGCCGCATTGCCTGCCTTGACACATTGCTGCCATACCTCAACGCCACCGGCGTATTGGAGAGGCCAAGTCTGGCCTGTTAA
- the prkaa1 gene encoding 5'-AMP-activated protein kinase catalytic subunit alpha-1 isoform X1: MATTDKIKHEGRVKIGHYILGDTLGVGTFGKVKVGQHELTKHQVAVKILNRQKIRSLDVVGKIRREIQNLKLFRHPHIIKLYQVISTPTDIFMVMEYVSGGELFDYICKNGKLEEKESRRLFQQIISAVDYCHRHMVVHRDLKPENVLLDAQMNAKIADFGLSNMMSDGEFLRTSCGSPNYAAPEVISGRLYAGPEVDIWSSGVILYALLCGTLPFDDDHVPTLFKKICDGVFFTPQYLNPAVISLLKHMLQVDPMKRATIKEIREDEWFKEELPKYLFPEDPSYSNNMIDDDALKEVCEKLKCTEEEVLTCLYSRDHQDPLAVAYHLIIDNRRIMSEAKDFYLASSPPDSFLDDQHLTSSGALASSSYYSSSSSSSSAAAASPGAPILKPHPERVPFLLAETPPRPRHTLDELNPQKSKHQGVRRAKWHLGIRSQSRPNDIMSEVCRAMKQLDYEWKVVNPYYLRVKRKNPVTSMQTKMSLQLYQVDSRTYLLDFRSIDDDMLETKSGTTTPHRSGSVGNCRVALKSEGDGADGKGEAPPTTPVTTTTTSTARPPGDGSLAASSLTSSVDSVGGGDATTYPRPGSHTIEFFEMCANLIKLLAR; encoded by the exons ATGGCCACGACggacaaaatcaaacatgaaGGAAGAGTTAAAATCGGTCATTATATCCTCGGAGACACCCTCGGAGTGGGCACATTCGGGAAGGTTAAAG TTGGCCAGCATGAGCTGACGAAGCATCAAGTTGCCGTAAAGATCTTGAACAGACAGAAGATCCGGAGTCTGGACGTTGTGGGCAAGATCCGCCGGGAGATCCAGAACCTCAAGCTCTTCAGGCACCCTCACATAATCAAACT gtATCAAGTTATCAGCACACCTACAGATATCTTCATGGTGATGGAGTATGTATCAGGAGGGGAGCTATTTGACTACATCTGCAAGAATGGAAAG ctggaggagaaggagagccgGCGGTTGTTTCAGCAGATCATCTCGGCGGTGGACTACTGCCACAGACACATGGTGGTGCACAGAGACCTCAAGCCGGAGAACGTCCTCCTGGACGCCCAGATGAACGCCAAGATCGCAGACTTCG GTTTGTCAAACATGATGTCAGACGGAGAGTTCCTGAGAACCAGCTGTGGTTCTCCAAACTATGCGGCCCCAGAGGTCATCTCAGGGAG gctgtaCGCGGGCCCCGAAGTGGACATCTGGAGCAGCGGGGTGATCTTGTACGCCCTGCTGTGCGGGACGCTGCCCTTCGACGACGACCACGTGCCAACGCTCTTCAAGAAGATCTGCGACGGGGTCTTCTTCACGCCCCAGTACCTGAACCCCGCGGTCATCAGCCTCCTCAAACACATGCTGCAGGTGGACCCCATGAAGAGAGCCACCATCAAGGAGATCCG GGAGGACGAGTGGTTCAAGGAGGAGCTGCCCAAGTACCTGTTCCCCGAGGACCCATCCTACAGCAACAACATGATCGACGACGACGCGCTGAAGGAGGTGTGTGAGAAGCTCAAGTGCaccgaggaggaggtgctgaccTGTCTGTACAGCCGCGACCACCAGGACCCCCTGGCCGTGGCCTACCACCTCATCATCGACAACCGCCGCATCATGAGCGAGGCCAAGGACTTCTACCTGGCCTCCAGCCCCCCGGACTCCTTCCTGGACGACCAGCACCTGACGTCCTCCGGGgccctggcctcctcctcctactactcctcctcctcctcctcctcctccgcggcCGCCGCCTCCCCCGGCGCCCCCATCCTCAAGCCCCACCCCGAACGCGTGCCATTCCTGCTGGCGGAGACGCCGCCGCGGCCCCGCCACACCCTGGACGAGCTGAACCCCCAGAAGTCCAAGCACCAGGGCGTGCGGCGGGCCAAGTGGCACCTGGGCATCCGTAGCCAGAGCCGGCCCAACGACATCATGTCGGAGGTCTGCCGCGCCATGAAGCAGCTGGACTACGAGTGGAAG GTGGTGAACCCCTACTACCTGAGAGTGAAGCGGAAGAACCCTGTCACGTCCATGCAAACCAAGATGAGCCTTCAGCTCTACCAGGTGGACAGTAGAACCTACCTCCTCGACTTCCGTAGCATAGACG ACGACATGCTGGAGACTAAATCCGGGACCACCACGCCCCACCGCTCAGGCTCCGTGGGAAACTGCCGCGTCGCCCTGAAGAGCGAGGGCGACGGGGCCGACGGGAAGGGGGAAGCCCCTCCCACAACCccggtcaccaccaccaccacctccaccgccaggcCCCCTGGGGACGGGTCGCTTGCGGCCTCATCGCTGACCTCGTCGGTTGACTCCGTGGGGGGCGGTGATGCCACGACGTATCCGCGGCCCGGAAGCCACACCATAGAGTTCTTTGAGATGTGCGCCAACCTTATCAAACTGCTTGCGCGATAG